A window of Heptranchias perlo isolate sHepPer1 chromosome 40, sHepPer1.hap1, whole genome shotgun sequence genomic DNA:
GGATTGCctgtttcaaacactaccttAATAGCAATTAGTTTGAATTTGCAGCactgaatcaggtcatttgacccaattggtctatgctgttTATACTCCATGAGCTtcctcctaccttacttcatctaaccctatcaccatatccttcttttctccctcatatacttgtctagcttccccttaaatgaatctgttCTTTGCCTCATTAATTTCAGTCTGGTGGTTTAGTTCAGTAATTCTGAATTCTTGTGACACAATTGGTTGATGGTAACATGGATTTCTGATTGCTTTTTCACCCCTATTTTTTCCTTCAATGCTTTCTTGTGTATTGTTAGATTAATTCATTGCAAGTGAACTGGCTGAAACTTcccttttcagaagccagagcaggatgagtggagcaatggtctggaggcaatgcagagagctctgcagatggagaagaatgtgaaccagagtctgctggatctgcacaaactgtccactgagaggacagaccctcatgtaagttcTTAATGCTTTAATGTGGGCTTTTGGATAAGTTGGAGGTGATTGAAATTTACTCTTTAGCCTAATCATAAGATGTTCATACCTAATAATAGCTTTGTTAGTGCCTCttggtttttttttgagggggagaAGAGACCGGAAGTTAACCCACTGTGTACATTAGATCCTGGGTCACTTACTTCTAAACACTTATTGTACAGTAAGTTTCATCCAATGATGCAAAAAATCCATCAAAGGATCACTAATTGACTCATCCAAACCAAGAGGGTTACAATCCAAACCTTTGTGGGGAAGCTCAGATGTTCCTTTATCTGCTGCTGGACATAACTATTCTCCATCTTTTTTtcttccagttgtgtgacttcctggagacccactacttggatgaacaagtgaagatgatcaagaagcttggagatcacatcaccaacctgaagagactgggagcccctgagaatggcatgggagtgtacctgtttgacaagcacaCCCTGGGGGAAGAGTGACTGGACTGCAGTCTACATTGCAGAAGCATTATATTGTCATCAATCTGAACTAGGAATTAGATTCCGAGTCTAACATTAACTTAGAAACATTCTAGCTGAAATAAAAACTTTTTGGTGTTGAattgattacttttttttttcttcagttaAGTAACTGAGCACATTTCAGATCAATGATGGTGTCCTTGCATCAAACAAGAATGACTTCTGCTAAGAAATAGATTGGTCTTGATGAAACATGATTTGCTTGGGCATATGGTTGTTTTAACCCTTTCATCTCCAGAAT
This region includes:
- the LOC137305538 gene encoding ferritin heavy chain, oocyte isoform-like gives rise to the protein MASQVCQNYHKECEDGVNKQINMELYSSYVYLSMSFYFDRDDVALRHFAEFFKEQSHEKHEDAEKLLRFQNRRGGRIIFEDIKKPEQDEWSNGLEAMQRALQMEKNVNQSLLDLHKLSTERTDPHLCDFLETHYLDEQVKMIKKLGDHITNLKRLGAPENGMGVYLFDKHTLGEE